In the Diospyros lotus cultivar Yz01 chromosome 13, ASM1463336v1, whole genome shotgun sequence genome, tatcatGAATGTAAGCAAAATGTAAAGGAGATTAAATATCATACActaaaatttttgtataaatacatattttatgtagacaaccccccccccccccccccccccaacccaaaATATATGTTGTATGTATATAAGAGTAAATCACATGGAGCTTAGATACAtaagaaaatcattttaatagTTGAGAACAGGCAAGAACATGTTGAAAAAACTAATTTGGAGCTGTTCGCTTGACCGAGCAAAACACTCGGTTGACTGAACTTTGATGCCCTTAGTTTTATCTAATGGTTGTAAAATTGATACACATCTGAAAGTGGATATATTTTGACACAGTTTTTCAAGTTAGTTGTATAATTGATACACAGGTCAAAGTTACAGGAAATTTTTGGTAATTACTTCTTATAAGGTACACAAATATCATATGCCtgaaaataaattgtatataaattaaGAGTTAAAAATTTTCTGTTGCTTTAAATGCCTAAGTGAGAATTTTATCCTCACTAATGGTTTCAATAGTTGCCaccccccctccctctctctctccctgttTGCATGCGTGCATGCTTCTTCTCCTCATCCTCCTCAACCTTGCCCTAACTCCTTGTTTCGCACTCTCTGGGTTTCTTCTCAAATGTTAATCATTGCTTATCGACCTCAGGCCATATCATGTCCAGTACTTAGTGTATTCTATGAAATTTTGGGTATTAGGTTTTCATTGAAATGGTGGTCATTGATTTTGTTCCTTCACTATATCTTCCCTTTGGGAGTGCTTTGATCTGCCATTTTCTGAACAAATGTTGGATTACATGCATCATCAGTTAAGTCTGCTGTTGCCTGATGTTGTTATTATCATGCTGAATCTATTAAGTGGGCACTCTCATATGGGTGCTATACCAGGTACACATTGCAAATGCTTTCATCAGAGACATCATGTACCTGACATTACACATTATGTGGTGTGTTTAATGGTCATAATTGACCGGGCATGTCAAATTAAGGGTAGGGCTAGGCACAtgatgcatataatgatatttGGTTGAAATTAGGTCTACTTAAAAGTTGAATGAGCAATCATTGCTCTCTCTCAAACAATTGGATGTTGATGGTTTGTTTTTTTCTGCTTACAATTTTTCTAGATAATCAATTGATCattgaatttaaatgtttttcttatttgagatATAATGGAATATGATTGTTGTGCTccttttttaaaatcatttagTTCCCTggaattttgttattttcagtatttttggTGGTctgattttgttattttaattgcaTTGATTATGCATGTTAAGATTAGGAGCTCTTTAAATACTCAATCAATACTTTCTTTCTGCCAATTCTCTCAACACTCTTCACCCGGAAATCAATTAACAGAAATATAAACTGTAATcgaaaaacagtaaagagattAAGGAAAGAGACAACCAAACCACAAGAAGAGGCAAGGGTTTATCCCGGTTCGGACTGATCAAAAtcagtcctacatccagccgCAGTCCAAGAGCAGTCCACTAGAATTCCAGTCCAGAATCAGTACACAAGAAGCCCACAGAAAccctctcctctctttctatcaCACGAACACACTGCCTTCAACCTGAGATCACAAAGAACTTCCCTATTTTCAAGTCTTTTCTCTCACAGCAATTCTTGTATTCagaaagagaagaaatcaaCTGATCAGAATGATCATTTCAGTCCACCTATCTATCTTATTTATAGAGTAGGcggatatcccaatgaagacATAAAcgtatttacagtttaaccccccccccccacaactATCACTAATTATAGATTGGGATATAAACTcctatttaattcttcattggccctcaaatGCACTGGTTTCACTGATCTTCTTATCCTATACTCGAGACAACATTTTAACAATGCAAATGTACGAaagtttaatcaatttttttgggtAGTTGTGCctattgtatttgtatattcaTTTTGTATCCATACCATGTTCGTGCTCCGGACTACCATATGAAATATGTACTAGCTTCCTTGCTGGTGGAAAATTTGTTTACCTAAAAATTGTAAAAGATTTGGGAAGTTCATTTTAACCATATTTTGTTTCTGTAGAACCGTCAGAGTTATTCCCAGTTGCCTAGGGATGCCAAAACATCTTCTAAGACAACCCGTGCAAGGATGACTGGTAAAGGGAGAGGAAAAGGTGAAAGGAGGATTCCGAAAGATAACAGAGTAGAACCTAACCCTGTGAAGGAGAGAGCATCTAGTATGGCTGAGACTTTTAAAGTCTTCAGCATTCGTTTTGTCCGGCTAAATGGCATTCTTTTTACGCGGACAAGGTATGTCTTCTGATCAATAGATTGGGTTGTATTTATGGCTCCATTCAACTTATTTGTTAATGCTTCTTTATGTTCTTTTTCCAGCATGGAGACATTTGGGGAGGTTTTCTCTGAGGCTAGAAATGATTTGCTGGAGCTACTAGCTTCTGGGCCAGATGAGAAATACAATTTTGGTTCAGATGTGACTGAATGTAGACTTGTGATAATTAGGCTGATAGCAGTTCTCATATTCAGTGTTCATAATGCTAGTAGAGAAACTGAAAATCAGTCATATGCTGAGATTTTGCAGCGATCAGTTTTGCTTCAAAATGCATTTACTGCTACTTTTGAGTTCATGGGGCACATTCTTGAGAGATGTATCCAGCTGAATGATCCTTCATCAAGTTATTTGTTGCCTGGAATTATGGTTTTTGTGGAATGGTTGGCTTGTCGGCAAGATATTGCAGTTGGCACTGATGTGGAGGAGAAACAAGCTAATGCTAGATTGTCTTTCTGGAATCATTGTGTTTCCTTTTTGAACAAGCTTTTGTCAAGTGGATTCTCTTCTATTAGTGATGATGAAGGCGATGCATGTTTTTTCAACATGAGCAGGTATGATGAAAGTGAAACTGCAAATCGACTTGCATTGTTTGAAGATTTTGAACTGAAAGGATTCCTGCCTCTTCTTCCTGCCCAACAAATCCTTGATTTTTCAAGGAAGCATTCATTTGGTAGTGATGGTGGCATGAAGGGGAAGCAAGCTCGTGTTCAGAGGATTATAGCGGCTGGAAAGGCTCTTGCCAATGTGGTTCATATTGGGCAACAGGGAATTTATTTTGATCCAAAGTTGAAGAGATTTGCTATAGGTGTTGAGCCGCCACTGTCTGATGATtattcattttccatttcttcggAGATTTCTGGATTAAATGGTACAGGTAAAGAAGATCCAGGTCAGAGTCAAGTTAATCTTGCACTCTCACAGCCAAAGCCACAGATATATgtggaaggggaagaagaggatGAAGTGATTGTGTTCAAGCCAACTGTGCCGGACAAGCAGCTTGACCAGGTTGCTTCAAAATTGACCTCTTCTGAGGCTTTGAGTTCTGGCGTTAATGACTCTAAGGTTGATTTCAAGAACCATATTGAGTCTGTTTCAGCCTCAAATGATGGTTTCCTTTTGCAGAATGCTTTTGGTACAAGTTTAAGGCAACCTACATCTCATTCTAATGTTACTGCCCAGTATTTGCCACCAATCCAGCTAAACACTTCAACATGGCTTGCCGACCAAGTTTCTATTGCAAATGAAATGACCAATTTGAGCTTATTGGGGAATGGCTTTCCCATGAAACATCAGTTGCAAGATCATTTGAGAGCTTTACAGCCTACTCCTCTTTCAGTTACCTTACTTAACCAGCCTGTCAATCTCAGTTCTGGAAATAAATACCCAGTTCAGGTCCCAGAATCTGCAGTACCTTCTAGCATTGATTCAATTATTTCGTCAGGAGTTGTTGGGAGCTTGTCCATGAAGCCACCATCCATGATGCCAGCAGGTATGCGAAAGAATCCCGTGAGCCGGCCGGTTAGGCACTTGGGTCCCCCACCTGGGTTCAAGTCTACCCCTCCCAAACCCGTGGGTGAGTCCTTGTCTGGTATAACACTGAAGGATGAGACTTCACTGCTGGATGATTATAGCTGGCTTGATGGATATCAGTTGCCGCCATCCACACAAGGCATTGTGTTCAGTAATTCCATAAATCAGTCAGCACAGACATACCATTCTGCAAGCAAGAGCAATACCTCAACAGGGATGGTCAGCTTTCCCTTTCCTGGAAAACAAGTTTCAACTTTGCGTGTTCaagaggagaaggagaaaggaTGGCAGGATCAGTTTTCTCAACAGCTGAAACTATACCAGGAGCAGCAACAGCAACTTCAAGATGGTAATCAACTATCAATTGCTGCGCCAGAGCAGTATCAAGGACAGACGCTCTGGGAAGGTCGTTTTTTTGTGTGAGATGACAATGGAGATAGATGGTAAGATGATACTTTTCAGGTTCTTTTGGGGCCAGCTTGGCATTGCTGCGTTTTTAAAGCagatttattatcaaatttggaaaaaaaagtgCTCGGTTAAGAACAATTTTGCtgttaaaagttaaaaacacAACTGAAACTTCTAGCAAAGCAGTTAAAACTGAGTATGTGACGCactattttggaaaaataaatagacaatTTTACCCATAACTTTTAAACATATTACATGCACtctaaatgttattttattttttatgaaaatgtttgtTTCAGTTTGAAATGTTTTACattgaaatacttttcataCGAAAATGTTTTgcccaaaaaattattattattattattattatttgtaattttcaatgtTTGCCTtgcattttaagattttttaaaatagaattcTACCTTCAAACATGTATTACTTGCTTTTAACAGCACCAGACTCAGTTGGTAAACACTACTTTTATCAACACTATTTTCACAATACAACTCAACAAAGCATAGCACAACATAGGAGCCATATAGGCAATGGTAAGATGATTCTTTTTCAGGCTCTTTTCcctgtgattttttttttccttttgctgGTGAGATGAACTGCTTTGATCTGGTAACCCTTTGAAATCACTTGATTTTCTCTGGGGACATCTCTTTTATTTAATCCGAGAATTAAATGTATGAATTTGTGCCACGCAGGTTGGAAGCAATTCAATATGGTGGATGTCCAGTGGCCTTGTGCTACCAGTTAAGACTTTGCTGTTGCAGTTTGGCCAATGTTACTAAGTTTCTGTTGGAGCATGAATGGTCTTGGAGTGTGGCAGGCACCGGATATTGACCAGGTATGTGATGTGGTATTTTCTTTAAATCTGCAAGTTCTTTCATTACTTTTTGTTTGATCAGGAAGAAAAATTTATGGGAGAAAATGCATAAAAGCAAGTTAATCCCTGTACAATGAACATATAAGCAAAAACCTGTTATTCTACAAACCTCATTGCCAATCAAACAAAGTCTTAATTGTGTTTCAGCAAAAGGAGATAAAGCTTATGGATTGTGTTATTCATAAATAGGGAAGCAATAATGTCTCTCTACACTGAGTTGGAAACGTTGCACATTTTGCAACATGTCTccctatatttttctttttctttttttttggttgcgGGTAAAATATTCCTCATTACCAAAGTGGAATGGCGTCCCAAGTAAGCTTGAACCAAACATGCTGTCAAGTTGACTACTGAGCAAGGCATAACACTCCACACGAACAGGGAAAACATTACAATGAACAATGTTTGAGGAGATGATCAACCAACATATGCTCTTTTTTTACAGTTAGTGCTAATCCAATATCCTTTTGTCTCTAGTTGTCAACTGGTGAGTCTATTAAAACAGGCACTGAAACAAAATGGGCCATCTCGAGAGGAGGCTTGGTCTTTGAAATTTCTTTCCAAATAAAGAATTCTTGTTGTTTGTGCAAAGGGCATTTTCAAGCCGTTTGGCTGATGGGTAGAACCCATTCCTTAATTCCACATTAGAGATCACATAACATTCCAAACATATCTCACATCATCTCAATTTTCTACTACTCCCCTTCTCTTACGGAATGaaaaaatgttggaaaatgatttaaattaagtaaattagATTTAACTAATGAGTACTACATATTTGGTATTATACATGTTATTTGCTTCTCATAATTAATGCATTATTCATCTGGATATTATCCAGAGACACGTGTAATTGAATAGTCAACATACAGGTGCATATTTACACACAACATTGAATCTAATCAGCCTACGTATGTACATATTAACATTGAATCTAGTTAACATACACGCATTTAGTTAATAGCTCAAAGAAGGCTGACAAAAAGTGGAATTTATACCCATAACTAAGATGGATAAACGCACTACTCTATATTGGGCATCTAAGGAACCAGGATGAATCTGAGCTAAGTTGAATCCTGAAGATGGCTTAGACCATCATCAAGAAATCGTTCTGCCTCTTAGCAAAGATTTGACACTAGTTTCTGTTCTTGTTTCCCAAGACATAATATCATTCCTATAAAGAACCAATTTGAGATTTATGTATGGTTGACTTTAAACACTTCCGAACCTAAAGGAACCAAGTTTTCTAAATTATCTTAAGTAAAATTgttctgtttctttctttattattgttgttgccaaattCAGTTAGCTAAAGCTTGAAATATATCTTTTCCAGTAAAGTTGTAGACGCTTGCATTGAATATCTCAATGCTTTGGCTTACCGCTCTACCTActgagaggaaaagaaaaaaataaaggacaAAGGAATCCCCGATGAAATTAcatatgtattattttaaagGCACTGGTTCCGTTCTAGAAAATGTTCCTAGTGGACACAGGAATTTCTACCAGCTATTTTGGTATCTTGTATTTCTACAGTCAAGTTTAAGCTGTCGCACTATTATCAATGCTtacctttattttctttacacaGCTTGTGCCGGCTTTCTAGACCGCATCAAGGGAGATCATCATGAAGTCGTTTAGCTGGAAATGCGGATAAGATCGTCAGCTGGGTGGATGGGTTGGATGTGTAACGTGTAAGCAGATAAGGTGGTGGGCAAGTATTTGAAGTTGGATGAAAGAGCAATATATCATACTCTCGAGAGAGATTTACAGGTATCTGCTAGATGGGGGACGTAGTAGTTTCGGATGCTAGGCATGATCCGCAGTTAATTTCTGGCAGGTGGAAACATGAGCATTTGAAATATACATCGTTGTGGGCAGGGTTTCTGCTGAGCAGCCAAGAAACCCTGAGAGACCTAACCAATACTTGAATAAGCTATTTGGAAAAAAGTCTGATTATAATAGCGTAATCTGTTCTTCTGTGGTTGGAATATGAAATGGTTATGTGGTGAACACAGAGAGGCGTCGTTTGGGTAAATTATATTTCCTTTTTTCAGACTGTTATCATGTAGTTAATACTACTACTCGTTGCTTGGATTTGGGAATGCTTTTGTATTATCTGGAGTTATTGAGCTTCTATGATAAGTTTTAGTTCTTGTTTGCCAATTACGTGGTGATCATCATGCATGTTCATACATTGAGTTTCAATCAGCGAAACTCCCTTTTAGCCGGAGTATTTTCCCGGCTGCCTTCCGGTGACATTACATTGAGCCATTTCACCCAACcaagacaaaacaaaacaaaaaggacgtaacaaatgatattttacttaaaagataaaagatgtaTTTAAGTAGATTATTATGAATGACAAGGTGTATAGGCAAGAGCTTTCAATTTTTTACAAGATATTATTATCTATCATATCTTGTTGAGCTTGGCAAGAACAAAGACGGTGGCGGAGGTGACGGCGGGGATGAAAAGTTCATTGGGAATGGCTCTGGGCAGAAAGCGCTGCTTGAAGAAGAGAGCGGTGGCCGGAACcccaaatatataaaagaatatgtCCTTGGCGCCGGTGCCGGAAAATCCTGTCTCCACCATCACGTCTCTCAGTATTTTCTCAAACTCTTCCTTTGTCAGCGGGTTGCCTTTACCTTTGCCCTTGTAGTGACGCTGGTCAATCAAAACACGGACATTAGGTTTGGGTAGCCAggcataaattatttattaatattggtACCCTTGTATTGTATGTATATAACGTGAGTGACGGACGAATCTTGGGATTAAGTCCTCTTGTGGACATTTTGCCATCGCACTCTTTTAGTGACGAGGAGATAAATTCGGATATTATTCACCAGTGATTGCGTTGGAGGAGAATTCGAACTTGAATACCAGACTATCTTATCTCCTCTAGCTGACCGCTGAGGCCACCTCGTGAGGTGAGTGACGGACAAATCTTATTTAGTGTCATGGGTTTGGACAAGAATAGGTCCTCCAAcacttatttataataataatccaaaattaCCACAAATACTCGGTTGAGGGTTTCCGTATTGGGCACCCGGAACTGTGTGCTGCTGCCGAGCTTCTTGTTTATTTCTCTGTCAATAATTAATGAAACTATCCAATTAACATAACTCTGaaggtaaaataaaaaagaagaattgatggatatatatatatatatatataaatgtatgtatgtaccCAATGGTTTCACAGAGTGCATGGTAGAAGTCAGCTGAGCTCCATTCCTTGGTACCATTACGTCCGTCGTCTGCAAAGTATTTGTCATAACAACCCTCTGCTATGGCCCCTATTTCCTTTGCCTTTTTTTCCTCATTTCCTGCGCACACACAACACACCTATATGTCTGAATTATCATATACTCATAAATAAGGACATTATCATGtttgttttagaattaatcaatcATCTCATATGAATATGATGATGGTAATCCTCAAAAGAAAAGTTTAGAATAGCCCAAATATGAGATTGGATCTCAAGTCAATGGGAACCCACAAAATTGGGTCTACTCTAAAGCACAAATTAATCGGTCCACTTAGTTCACTAAGAGAATCACATATGATCGTTCATGTGACCTTATCCTGATTACACCGATTATACAATTCGTGTATATAAAGGTATAGTATTCAAAGATTTAGATATGACAGTTGTTACGcatttattgtattattattatgttattttcaaGTATTGTGAACAGTTAAAATATTCAGTTAGATTTTACTCTCATTTCTTGCTGAAAAAGTCAATTCAAAGCACTATAAGACTTAGAATTAATTGGATAGCCTCAAAATCATTGAAATTTCGAAGAGAGCACAATTATATCATGAACCTAGTGATGATCAACTGTCTAACTTTCGTCCGTACATATTTATTGAACAGGAAATCGAAAACCAACAAATATACCTCTAAAAGAGGATATATTTGTATCAAAGGGGATGGAAAAATACGAAAGAGAAATCTCTTAAACCCTTAAGCATGTTGCACACAAATCATCTACCCTTAGACAATAAAGaggattgaaaatttaaaattcttaaaaccGAATCAATCTGATGACATTAACCTCGAGctattgttaattaattatttgtgtgtatatatatatatatatagagagagagagagagagagagagagagagagagagagagggaggggttTGCACATACCAGGAGTCAGCTTCTGCAAGGATTGACCCATAACCCTTATTCTTGAGAATGCTGCTGCAACGATAGGATtgtgatgatatatatatatatatataca is a window encoding:
- the LOC127788340 gene encoding uncharacterized protein LOC127788340; this encodes MGQSLQKLTPGNEEKKAKEIGAIAEGCYDKYFADDGRNGTKEWSSADFYHALCETIGEINKKLGSSTQFRVPNTETLNRVFVRHYKGKGKGNPLTKEEFEKILRDVMVETGFSGTGAKDIFFYIFGVPATALFFKQRFLPRAIPNELFIPAVTSATVFVLAKLNKI
- the LOC127788335 gene encoding nonsense-mediated mRNA decay factor SMG7-like, producing MMTVLMDNTSDSSSRERVQRLYSKNVELESRRRKAAQDRIPSDPNSWQQMRENYETIVLEDHAFSEQHEIEYALWQLHYRRIEELRAHLSSALASAGSAVNQNGKVPSRSGSDRVTKIRSQFKTFLSEATGFYHDLMVKVRAKYGLPLGYLSDDQENQNWSQDGSISAEVKKGLISCHRCMIYLGDLARYKGLYGEGESKPDFAAASSYYIQASSLWPSSGNPHHQLAILASYSGEELVAIYRYFRSLAVDSPFTTARDNLIIAFEKNRQSYSQLPRDAKTSSKTTRARMTGKGRGKGERRIPKDNRVEPNPVKERASSMAETFKVFSIRFVRLNGILFTRTSMETFGEVFSEARNDLLELLASGPDEKYNFGSDVTECRLVIIRLIAVLIFSVHNASRETENQSYAEILQRSVLLQNAFTATFEFMGHILERCIQLNDPSSSYLLPGIMVFVEWLACRQDIAVGTDVEEKQANARLSFWNHCVSFLNKLLSSGFSSISDDEGDACFFNMSRYDESETANRLALFEDFELKGFLPLLPAQQILDFSRKHSFGSDGGMKGKQARVQRIIAAGKALANVVHIGQQGIYFDPKLKRFAIGVEPPLSDDYSFSISSEISGLNGTGKEDPGQSQVNLALSQPKPQIYVEGEEEDEVIVFKPTVPDKQLDQVASKLTSSEALSSGVNDSKVDFKNHIESVSASNDGFLLQNAFGTSLRQPTSHSNVTAQYLPPIQLNTSTWLADQVSIANEMTNLSLLGNGFPMKHQLQDHLRALQPTPLSVTLLNQPVNLSSGNKYPVQVPESAVPSSIDSIISSGVVGSLSMKPPSMMPAGMRKNPVSRPVRHLGPPPGFKSTPPKPVGESLSGITLKDETSLLDDYSWLDGYQLPPSTQGIVFSNSINQSAQTYHSASKSNTSTGMVSFPFPGKQVSTLRVQEEKEKGWQDQFSQQLKLYQEQQQQLQDGNQLSIAAPEQYQGQTLWEGRFFV